Proteins from a genomic interval of Amycolatopsis sp. cg13:
- a CDS encoding class II 3-deoxy-7-phosphoheptulonate synthase — translation MNWTVDVPVDTLPELPPLPPELRDRLDTALSLPAAQQPEWPDVALAKRVRGVLESVPPITVPAEIDRLKSRLAMVARGEAFLLQGGDCAETFESNTEPHIRANLRTLLQMAVVLTYGASLPVVKVGRIAGQYAKPRSSGTDALGLPVYRGDIINSLVAKPELRVPDPGRMIRAYANAGAAMNLVRALTGAGMADLHQVHDWNKDFVSSSPAGERYEALAAEIDRGLRFMNACGVTDTSLQYTEIFASHEALLLDYERAMLRLDQADAANPKLYNLSSHFLWIGERTRQLDGAHIAFAELLSNPIGLKIGPTTTPEQALEYVERLDPRNEPGRLTLISRMGNGKVREVLPAIVEKVESSGHKVIWQCDPMHGNTHESSTGYKTRHFDRIVDEVQGFFEVHHKLGTYPGGIHVELTGEDVTECLGGAQEISDVDLSGRYETACDPRLNTQQSLELAFLVAEMLRG, via the coding sequence GTGAACTGGACAGTCGACGTTCCCGTAGACACTCTCCCCGAGCTGCCGCCCCTGCCTCCTGAGCTGCGGGACCGCCTCGACACCGCCTTGTCGCTGCCTGCCGCGCAGCAGCCGGAGTGGCCCGACGTCGCGCTGGCCAAGCGGGTGCGCGGCGTGCTGGAGAGCGTGCCGCCGATCACCGTGCCCGCCGAGATCGACCGGTTGAAGAGCCGGCTCGCCATGGTGGCTCGCGGGGAGGCCTTCCTGCTTCAGGGCGGCGACTGCGCGGAGACGTTCGAGTCCAACACCGAACCGCACATCCGGGCCAATCTGCGCACGCTGCTGCAGATGGCCGTTGTGCTCACCTACGGGGCCAGCCTGCCGGTGGTGAAGGTCGGGCGGATCGCGGGCCAGTACGCGAAGCCGCGCTCGTCGGGCACCGACGCGCTCGGGCTGCCTGTCTACCGGGGCGACATCATCAACTCGCTCGTCGCCAAGCCGGAGCTGCGGGTTCCGGACCCGGGCCGGATGATCCGCGCGTACGCGAACGCCGGCGCGGCGATGAACCTCGTCCGCGCGCTCACCGGCGCGGGCATGGCCGACCTGCACCAGGTGCACGACTGGAACAAGGACTTCGTGTCCTCGTCGCCGGCGGGGGAGCGGTACGAGGCGCTCGCCGCCGAGATCGACCGCGGGCTGCGGTTCATGAACGCCTGCGGCGTCACCGACACCTCGCTCCAGTACACCGAGATCTTCGCCAGCCACGAGGCGCTGCTGCTCGACTACGAGCGCGCGATGCTGCGGCTGGACCAGGCCGACGCGGCGAACCCGAAGCTGTACAACCTGTCCTCGCACTTCCTGTGGATCGGCGAGCGCACCCGGCAGCTCGACGGCGCGCACATCGCGTTCGCCGAGCTGCTGTCGAACCCGATCGGGCTCAAGATCGGCCCGACGACCACGCCCGAGCAGGCGCTCGAGTACGTCGAGCGGCTCGACCCGCGCAACGAGCCGGGACGGCTCACGCTCATCTCCCGGATGGGCAACGGCAAGGTCCGCGAGGTGCTGCCGGCGATCGTGGAGAAGGTCGAATCGTCCGGGCACAAGGTCATCTGGCAGTGCGACCCGATGCACGGGAACACGCACGAGTCGTCCACCGGCTACAAGACCCGGCACTTCGACCGCATCGTCGACGAGGTCCAGGGCTTTTTCGAGGTGCACCACAAGCTCGGCACCTACCCCGGCGGCATCCACGTCGAGCTGACCGGCGAGGACGTCACCGAATGCCTCGGCGGGGCACAGGAAATCTCCGACGTCGACCTCTCCGGCCGCTACGAGACCGCGTGCGACCCCCGGCTCAACACCCAGCAGTCGCTGGAGCTGGCCTTCCTGGTCGCGGAGATGCTGCGCGGCTGA
- a CDS encoding glutamate synthase subunit beta translates to MADPTGFLKHERQEPKKKSYEERLSSWGEVYADVSPEERNEQVRTQASRCMDCGIPFCHSGGSGCPLGNLIPEWNDLVRRGDWAAASDRLHATNNFPEFTGKLCPAPCEAGCVLSISPLSGGPVAIKRVEETIATQSWEAGYVQPQVAEVSSGRKVAVVGSGPAGLAAAQQLTRAGHEVTVFERDDRLGGLLRYGIPEFKMEKKVLDRRLAQLRKEGTKFVTGCEVGVDLSVEDLRAQYDAVVLAVGALRGRDDRTTPGRSLHGIHLAMEHLVPANKFVEGDGPSPVDANGKHVVIIGGGDTGADSYGTATRQGALSVTQLDQYPTPPQTRDDERSPWPTWPYILRTYPAHEEAGERKFAVAVKRFVDDGHGRVKAVELQEVRVQKDPETGRREVLPVNDEVETLPADLVLLAIGFEGVEEMPLLEGLDLTLTRRGTLSCGSDWQTETPGVFVCGDAHRGASLVVWAIAEGRSVAAAVDTFLTGASDLPAPVHPTALPLAVV, encoded by the coding sequence GTGGCTGACCCCACCGGTTTTCTGAAGCACGAACGGCAAGAACCGAAGAAAAAGTCTTACGAGGAACGGCTTTCCTCGTGGGGCGAGGTCTATGCGGACGTCTCGCCGGAAGAGCGCAACGAACAGGTGCGCACGCAGGCGTCGCGGTGCATGGACTGCGGCATTCCGTTCTGCCATTCCGGCGGATCCGGTTGTCCGCTGGGCAATTTGATTCCGGAATGGAACGACCTCGTCCGCCGCGGCGACTGGGCGGCGGCCAGCGATCGCTTGCACGCCACCAACAATTTCCCGGAATTCACCGGGAAATTGTGCCCGGCGCCGTGCGAGGCGGGCTGCGTGCTGTCGATCTCGCCGTTGTCCGGCGGACCGGTCGCGATCAAGCGCGTCGAAGAGACGATCGCGACGCAGTCGTGGGAAGCCGGATACGTGCAGCCGCAGGTGGCCGAGGTGTCCTCGGGCCGCAAGGTGGCCGTCGTCGGCTCGGGTCCGGCCGGGCTCGCCGCGGCGCAGCAGCTGACCCGCGCGGGCCACGAGGTCACCGTGTTCGAACGGGACGACCGGCTCGGCGGCCTGCTGCGGTACGGAATTCCCGAGTTCAAAATGGAGAAGAAGGTCCTCGACCGGCGCCTCGCGCAATTGCGCAAGGAGGGCACGAAGTTCGTCACCGGCTGCGAGGTCGGCGTCGACCTGTCGGTGGAAGACCTGCGCGCGCAGTACGACGCGGTCGTGCTCGCCGTCGGCGCCCTGCGCGGCCGCGACGACCGCACCACGCCGGGCCGATCGCTGCACGGGATCCACCTGGCGATGGAACATTTGGTGCCCGCCAACAAGTTCGTGGAAGGCGACGGCCCGTCCCCGGTCGACGCGAACGGCAAGCACGTCGTGATCATCGGCGGCGGCGACACCGGCGCGGACTCCTACGGCACTGCCACCCGCCAGGGCGCGCTGTCGGTCACCCAGCTCGACCAGTACCCGACGCCGCCGCAAACCCGCGACGACGAACGGTCCCCGTGGCCGACCTGGCCCTACATCCTGCGCACCTATCCCGCGCACGAGGAAGCGGGCGAACGGAAGTTCGCCGTGGCGGTCAAGCGGTTCGTCGACGACGGCCATGGCCGGGTGAAAGCCGTGGAACTGCAGGAAGTCCGCGTGCAGAAGGACCCGGAAACCGGCCGCCGCGAGGTGCTCCCGGTGAACGACGAGGTCGAAACCCTGCCCGCGGACCTGGTCCTGCTGGCGATCGGCTTCGAAGGCGTCGAGGAAATGCCGCTGCTGGAAGGCCTGGACCTGACCCTGACCCGCCGGGGCACCCTGTCGTGCGGCTCGGACTGGCAAACGGAAACCCCAGGAGTCTTCGTCTGCGGCGACGCCCACCGCGGCGCCTCGCTGGTCGTGTGGGCCATCGCGGAAGGCCGCTCCGTGGCGGCCGCAGTGGACACTTTCCTGACGGGCGCTTCGGATCTTCCTGCTCCCGTGCACCCGACCGCATTGCCGCTCGCGGTGGTGTGA
- a CDS encoding NADP-dependent oxidoreductase, with product MSTALGYRSFGAAEVQEFFERPDPTPGPAEVLIRVAAAGVNPLDHLLRGGHVPDLNGHLPFPQVIGMEAAGTVLETGKDVTGLEIGDRVAGFALTGAGTYAETTLLLVESTARIPDSLPWAWAATIPVAGTTALDVLDQLDLPKGASLLVNGIGGGVGIAVAQLARDRGLVVTGTGSTAKRDLATKYGAAFVDYTAGSVVGNFDAVVDTVGGQSLRAVAPLGKKLIAVGDPSVTELGGVFVHRRLDRASLERVAELMAGGRLDPHITGTYPLARAQEALALVESRHASGKLVISV from the coding sequence ATGAGCACAGCCTTGGGATACCGATCGTTCGGCGCGGCCGAGGTCCAGGAGTTCTTCGAACGGCCGGATCCGACGCCCGGTCCCGCGGAAGTTCTGATCCGGGTGGCGGCTGCCGGAGTGAATCCGCTCGATCATCTGCTGCGAGGAGGGCACGTCCCCGACCTGAATGGCCATCTGCCGTTTCCTCAGGTCATCGGGATGGAAGCAGCGGGGACAGTGCTTGAAACGGGGAAAGACGTGACTGGGCTCGAGATCGGCGACCGGGTCGCCGGGTTCGCGTTGACCGGGGCGGGCACGTACGCCGAAACCACGCTGCTCCTCGTCGAGTCCACCGCCCGGATCCCCGACTCGCTGCCGTGGGCCTGGGCGGCGACTATCCCCGTCGCGGGCACCACGGCGCTGGACGTGCTCGACCAGCTCGACCTGCCGAAGGGCGCGTCGCTGCTGGTGAACGGGATCGGCGGCGGAGTCGGGATCGCGGTGGCGCAGCTCGCGCGGGATCGCGGGCTCGTCGTGACGGGCACGGGCAGCACGGCCAAGCGCGATCTCGCGACGAAGTACGGCGCGGCTTTCGTCGACTACACGGCGGGCAGCGTCGTGGGCAACTTCGACGCCGTAGTCGACACGGTCGGCGGTCAGTCCCTGCGCGCCGTCGCACCGTTGGGAAAGAAGCTCATCGCAGTCGGGGATCCGTCAGTGACCGAACTCGGCGGAGTGTTCGTCCATCGTCGGCTCGATCGGGCGAGTCTCGAACGAGTCGCCGAGCTGATGGCCGGAGGGCGGCTCGATCCGCACATCACCGGGACTTATCCGCTGGCACGGGCGCAGGAAGCGTTGGCGCTCGTCGAATCCCGCCACGCCTCGGGCAAGCTGGTCATCAGCGTCTAG
- a CDS encoding MerR family transcriptional regulator codes for MRIGELARKTGVSARSLRYYEQQGLVQSTRSAGGQRHYLATEVERIELIRRLFDAGLNSKVIARLLPCVHSDDEGVIEDAFTTMVGERDRLTADMARLAEARDALDVLIEANTRYRQGAGSSC; via the coding sequence GTGCGGATTGGCGAATTAGCCCGGAAGACCGGAGTCAGCGCCCGCTCGCTGCGGTACTACGAGCAGCAGGGCCTGGTGCAGAGCACCCGGTCCGCGGGCGGACAGCGGCACTACCTCGCGACGGAGGTCGAACGGATCGAACTGATCCGCCGGCTGTTCGACGCAGGCTTGAACAGCAAGGTGATCGCCCGGCTGCTGCCCTGCGTACACAGCGACGACGAGGGCGTGATCGAAGACGCTTTCACCACGATGGTGGGGGAGCGGGACCGGCTGACCGCCGACATGGCACGCCTCGCCGAGGCGCGGGATGCCCTGGACGTGTTGATCGAGGCGAACACGCGATACCGGCAGGGCGCGGGGAGCTCGTGCTAG